The genomic window AAATCCACTTAACGGGCGTTAGCCAAGCCAGGCCGCAAGTCCCGGTCAATGCGCATCTGCACGCGCCTGATGGCGAGCAGCGGGAGCTTGCCTTGCACCCGCCCGGAGCGGACCCTGTCGCCGATCGCATAGGCATAGCGCCAGTAGCCCGGCGCGGCATTCCGCTTCAGCGAATAGTGGACGCCGCGGTGAATCCCCGCATGTGCATCAAGGTCTCTGGGTTCGGCCGTCATCGTCCTCAAAATGCCGATTGGTCCGATGCGTTCCTAGTCGGCGGATCTTGCGGGAACCGGTCGCCTTGACGCCCGGCTTGTTGCTGGCAATAACGGCTAGGCCTCGCAAGCGCCGGAAGTTGCGTTCATGTCGCAAGGAAAGCTGTAGCCGTGAAAAGTCTCCGTCAGCTCTTGACGGGTGAGGATATCATCCAGCTCGTGATCCGGCTCGGCCTGCTCGGCCTGCTGATCATCTGGACCTTCCTGATCATCCGCCCCTTCGTGCCGATCCTGGCCTGGAGCGGCGTGCTCGCGGTCGCGTTCTATCCGGCCTTCAGCTGGGTCGCCAAAATCCTCGGCGGCCGGCCGAAGACCGCGGCAGCGATCCTGACCCTGATCACGCTTGGCATCGTCATCGGTCCTGCGACCTGGCTCGGCCTCAGCGCCGTCGACGGTGTGCGAGAGCTGGCGCACCAGCTTAGCACCGGCGACCTCGCGCTGCAGTCGGCACCGGAGCAGCTCAAATCGTGGCCAGTGGTCGGCCCCTGGCTCTATGATCTCTGGGACCAGGCCTACACCAATATCCGCGCGGTGCTGCGCGAGGTGGCGCCGTATCTTCAGCCGCTGGCGGGACCGCTGCTGTCGCTCGCGGGCGATGCCGGTCTCGGAACGGTCCAGTTCCTGCTGTCCGTGTTCGTCGCCGGCTTCCTGTTTCCGCACGGGCCGCGGCTGGTTGCGGCCGGCCGCAGCTTCCTGTTCCGGATCGTGCCCGAGCAGAGCGAGCATTTCCTGGAGCTTGCGGGCGCGACCATCCGCGCCGTGGCGCAAGGCGTGATCGGCGTCGCGGTGGTGCAGGCGCTGCTCGCCGGCTTCGGCTTCAAGCTCGCGGCCGTGCCGAGCGCGGGCCTTCTCGCCTTCATCGTGCTGCTGCTCTCGATCGTGCAGATCGGTGCCTTCCTCGTGCTGCTGCCGGTGATCATCTGGATCTGGACCGCCAAGGACGTGACCACAGCGCTGTTGCTCACCGTGTTTCTCGTCCTGGTCGGCTTCATCGACACCATGCTGAAGCCGCTCGTCATGGGGCGCGGCCTGACCACGCCGAACATCGTGATCTTCGTCGGCGTGATCGGCGGCACGCTCGCCCATGGCATCGTCGGCCTGTTCATTGGGCCAATCATCCTGTCGGTGGCCTGGGAGATGATGATGGCCTGGATCAGGACGGAGGACCGGCCGAAGGTGAGCGAGGGCTGATCTCGCGCCTCGACGGCGCGCTCGGTCCGCCATGTCGCACCAGGAGCGCGCGGCTCCGTGGCCTGCGATCAAAATGCGCCCCGAACTTGTCTGTTCGACTAGACAAGTTACGATCTGGACGATTCTGGTCTTGACCTACGGCAGTAATGGCGAAGTCTTCCAAACTGGTTGCCGCGAGACGCGGCAAGGTATTGTTGGTCAGACGCCGGTCGGACGGCCTCTGGATGTTCCCAGGCGGCCGCAAGCGAGCGCGTGAGTCCGCGAAGGACTGCCTGCGGCGGGAGATCAAGGAAGAGCTGCCCAAGCTGAAGCTCGGCCGGATCAGCCTCTGGAAGGAAGTGAAGGCGAGGAACAAGCGCTCCGGCCGCAAGATGAGCGATGCGATCTTCATCTCTAAGGGCGCCAAGGGCAGGCTGGCAATCGGCGACAAGAAGGAGATCGACCGCGCCGCCTGGCAGAAGCCCCGCGGCATCCGCCTGACGCCGACCTCGCGCTACATCCGCGACCGCCTGTTTCCACGAAAGCCGCGGCGGTGAGCTAATCCTTTCGCCCGCCGATCGCGTCCGCCCGGCGAATGACCTCGACCGGGCCGTGCGCGGATCCGGCGCAGCGGGCCTGACGACCTTGGCCTCGCGCTGCTCCTTGCGGGCCGTGCGCGCATTGCGCATCGCGCGTTTGGTGAAGGGGTGTTGGGAATCCTCTGCGAAGAACAGCACCACTTCGCAGCTCGGACATTGCCTGGAATAGCCGTCCTGCAACCGGCCGGCGCGATCGCGAAACACGCCCTTGCAGCGCATGCACGGAATCTGGACGAAACTTATGAGAGAAATCCTAGCGCGCGGCGCGTGGGCGCTCGAACCGGAAGGATGCGGTACCCAGTTCCGGCAGGTCGGACCATCAGTGCGCCGACAGCGCCGGCAGACATCTGGCCGACTTTCTTGGAACGACTTCGCTCGGCGCGCGTAGATTCTAGGCTCACGGCCCATCCCCAACCCCAAAAGCCCCCGGGCCGCGAGAAAACCTTCCCCACAAAGGTTGGCGACCTCAGCGCCTTCGCACTGAGGTCGTTTTGGCGCAAATCGTGTGAACCAGTTCACAAACGCTCGGCGAGATCGCTGCTATGAAGACGTCATTGCTTAACCGCTTCATTTTAAACGAACGCCCCAGCGTGGCTCCAAGCGCTGGGGCTTTTTCGTGCCTGCCAGTGAGTAGAGCGTTTCGATTGTATTGACTTTCGCGTCGAGAGCATGGACCGCATTTCACGCGTCGGAACGGAGCCAGTTCCGATCTGCTGGGCGATCAACGGCCAAACTGCCGGGATCGCGATGGCGTCCCGGACGTTGCCCACGAGCGTGCGTTCGCCGGGCAAATCCCATATGCATGGCGCCGAGCAGCCGAATCAGGATGAGAGCGGCTCGCGTTCAGTTGCCGGCGGTTTACGACCAGAGACGGATTCAAGTGAGGCTTTCCAAAAACGCGCGGGCCACCAAGAAGTCGCCCAAGAAGAGCAAGGGGTCGCAGCGCGCAACGATCTCATCTTCGTCGCCCCTCGGAATGATGGCTCTCCATCTGCTTGCACAATGGAAGCAGTCCGGACGCAGCGGTCTGGTTTTTCTTGCCGAGAGTGAGAACAGGGCCGAGCGGCTGGGCAGTGTCATTCACGCGTTCGACCCTTCCTGCGAGGTCTTGGTGTTTCCGCGATTGAACACCTTGCCGTTCGATCAGCTGGAGCCATCCCACGAACTCGCGGGGCGCCGAGCCTCGGTCCTGAGACGCCTCGCAAGATCCAAGAAGCCGCTCTTTCTCGTTTCGACGGCGGAAGCCGTGATGGAGCGCCTGCCGCCGCCTGCGAGCCTGTCGCGCCTGAGCCTGAGCTTGAAGGTGGGCGGCGCGTTCTCCGAGCGGGACCTCGAGGCGCGCCTCGAAGCTCTCGGATATGATCTCGACGACGAGCCGGACTATCCGGGCGGGGCGCTGTTTCATGGCCAGACCTTCGAGATATTTCCTGCAGGCGCGCTGGGGCCGTTCCGGATCGAGCATTCGGATCGCGCGATAAGACGGATCGTGGCGTTCGATCCGAAAGAGCACGACATCATCTTCGAGACCAGCGAGCTTCTGGTCGATCCCATGTCCGAGCGGCTTGCCTTTGCCGGCAAACGCGGCAAGCGCGCGAGCCTGTTCGATTATTGCGGGCGCGCCAAATGGATCGCCGATGCAGGCGTGCCGTTGCACGCCGACGCGTGGCTGAGCACGATCGAGGAAGCCGCGCCCCGTGCCGAGCGGGAGCGCGAATATCTCGGGCGGGCTGACTGGAAACGGCTCGCCAAGGGCAT from Bradyrhizobium zhanjiangense includes these protein-coding regions:
- a CDS encoding NUDIX hydrolase gives rise to the protein MAKSSKLVAARRGKVLLVRRRSDGLWMFPGGRKRARESAKDCLRREIKEELPKLKLGRISLWKEVKARNKRSGRKMSDAIFISKGAKGRLAIGDKKEIDRAAWQKPRGIRLTPTSRYIRDRLFPRKPRR
- a CDS encoding AI-2E family transporter, whose translation is MKSLRQLLTGEDIIQLVIRLGLLGLLIIWTFLIIRPFVPILAWSGVLAVAFYPAFSWVAKILGGRPKTAAAILTLITLGIVIGPATWLGLSAVDGVRELAHQLSTGDLALQSAPEQLKSWPVVGPWLYDLWDQAYTNIRAVLREVAPYLQPLAGPLLSLAGDAGLGTVQFLLSVFVAGFLFPHGPRLVAAGRSFLFRIVPEQSEHFLELAGATIRAVAQGVIGVAVVQALLAGFGFKLAAVPSAGLLAFIVLLLSIVQIGAFLVLLPVIIWIWTAKDVTTALLLTVFLVLVGFIDTMLKPLVMGRGLTTPNIVIFVGVIGGTLAHGIVGLFIGPIILSVAWEMMMAWIRTEDRPKVSEG